One Caldisericota bacterium genomic window, GTGATAAGCGAGAGTGGTGAAGAGGAAAAACTCATAATCAATGGAAAGCTCGAAGTGGAAGAAAAAAACAAACCAGAAGAAAAAGTACCGATAGAGGGATCTGATACGTTGGGCGTTGTCAGGGGGCACTGGGATGAGATAGTAAGAGAGGTAAAGAAAGAAAGCCCAGCTTTAGCTGCAATGCTTACGAGAGTAATGCCTGCTGAACTTAAGGAGGATTTGCTTACACTTATTCCTGAAAAAAAGTTTTATATTGAGATGCTGAATAAACCGGGCAATATTGACATATTAAAAAGGGTATTAAAAAAAGTTTTGCTGAAAGAATTCAGAGTTTCTTTTGCTTCTCCTAAAGAGGAAAAGATATTTGATAAAAAGGAAGAAATAAAAAAAGCAGAAGATGTTGAGGAGGTAAAGTTGATAAAAGAAGAGTTTGATGGAGTTGTTACGGATGTAGCACAAGTTAAGGAGGATGGACATAATGAGAAACATGAATGAATTAATGAAGAAAGCTCAAGAATTACAAAGAAAAATGGAAGAAATTAATAAAGAACTGGAAGAAATCAGAGTAACCGGTGTTGCAGGTGGAGGAGTTGTAAAAGCAGTTGTTTCAGGTAAATTGGGAATTGTTTCTATAGATATTTCTGAAGAAGTGATTGTTAGAGATGATAAAGAAATACTCGAGGACATGATCGTTGCAGCAGTAAAGGAAGCGCAAGGGAAAGCAAAGAAAATTTCTCAGGAGAAATTGGCTGCACTTGGAATGCCTGGAAACATGCCAAGTTTTCCAAACTAAGCTACTTAAATGAGCGATTTTCCTAATAGAATTGAGGATCTTATTAAAGAAATTTCTTCTCTCCCAGGTATAGGTCCAAAGAGCGCAGAAAGAATATCTCTATATATTCTTAGTAAGAATAAGAGTGAAGTCGAAAAATTTGTAAGTATAATTCAAAAGGCAAAAGAAAACATGCATCTATGTCCTGTATGTTTTAATATTACGGATAAGGAAAGATGTAGCGTGTGTGCTGATTCTAACAGAAATCATTCTGTCATTTGTGTTGTGGAGGAAGTTAGAGATTTGTTTGCTATTGAAAAAGGAAAGTATTATGATGGAGTTTTCCATGTTCTTCATGGTAGAATTGATCCGATGAACCATATTTCTCCGGAAAACTTGAAAATGAAAGAGCTTGTTAAACGTGTTAGTGAAGGGGAAGTAAAAGAAATTATTATTGCAACAAATCCTAATTTTAATGGAGACATTACAGCACTTTATATTCAAAGACTTTTGAAACCTTATGACATTAGAATTACACGTATTGCTACTGGTCTTCCGAAGGGTACAGAAATTGATTTTGTTGATTCTGTGACATTATCAATGGCAATGAAAGATCGCAAAGAAATATAAATATTAAGGAGGGGGAAATGAGTGAAATTGTTTCTATTTTTGCAAGAGAAATTTTAGATTCAAGAGGAAATCCAACTGTAGAAACAGAAGTGTTGCTTGAAAGTGGAGCTTCAGGACGAGCAGCAGTCCCGTCTGGTGCTTCGACTGGAAAGTATGAAGCTGCGGAATTACGAGACGGAGGACCTAAACGATTTAAGGGCAAAGGAGTATTGGAAGCGGTAGAAAATGTGAATGGCTCGATTGCCACAGAAGTAACCGGAATGTTTTCAGAAAATCAGGCAGCTATTGATAAAGCAATGATAGAGCTTGATGGCACAGAGAATAAAGCAAGACTTGGGGCAAATGCAATGCTTAGTGTTTCAATGGCAGTTGCTAGAGCAACAGCAAATGAATATGAGATTCCTCTGTACAGATATATTGGCGGAATCAAAGAAGCTCTTCTCCCTGTTCCACAATTTAATATTTTAAATGGAGGAAAACATGCTGATTCCGGATTGGATATACAAGAATTTTTGATTTTACCTGTTGGAGCTTTCAGTTTTAAAGAGGCGCTCCGATGTGGTTCGGAAGTGTATCATACTTTGAAAGATATCTTGAAAAAAAATAACTATAGTGTGGGAGTAGGAGATGAGGGAGGATTTGCTCCGCATTTAAAGAACGGTGAAGAGGCACTAAAATTTATTGTGAGAGCCATTGAAGAGGCTGGATATAAGCCAGGCAAAAATGTTTATTTAGGGTTGGATGCTGCTGCTTCATCTTTTTACCTAAAGGGTAAATATATGTACGAAGGAAAGAAATGGACAGCAAAAAAGATGATTGATTATTATGAATATTTATCGAATAGTTATCCACTTATTTCTATAGAAGATGGCCTTGAAGAGGAAGACTGGAACGGCTGGGTAGAATTAGAGAAGCGGTTGGGTAAAAAAATTCAGCTTGTGGGAGATGATATCTATGTTACTAACCCTAAAAGATTGCAGCGGGGGATAGAATTACAGGCTTCTAATTCTGTTTTGATAAAACTTAACCAAATAGGGACTATTACAGAGACGATACAGGCAATTAAGCTTGGCGAAAGTGCAGGGTTTACTTCAGTTGTTTCACATAGATCCGGAGAAACTGCCGATTCTTTTATAGCTGATTTTGCTGTTGGTATGAATGCAGGTCAGTTAAAGAGTGGTGCACCATGTAGAATTGAAAGGGTAGAAAAATATAATCAACTTTTACGCATAGAAGAGGAATTAGGAAGTGCTGCAATCTACGCAGGAAAATCTATATTTAAGAAATTTTCTAACCTAAACAAATAAAGAGTATTGAAACAAAGGTACCTGACTGGTATAAAAATTAATATGGGAAGATATATGAATTAGGAGGCACGATGAAGGACTTATCTTTAAAGCAATGGATTAGTGTAGTTGTTTTGGTGGGTGTTGTTATGCTAGGGATAGGAATGGTTATTGGAAAAAACTTTGTAGAGACGGAGGTAGTGCCTTCTGAGCAAGTAGTAATTGAAAATTCGGAAGAACCTATTTATATTACCAGTTATGTAGTGGGTGCAGTTAATAATCCTGATGTATATGAGCTTCCTATAAACAGCATCGTAAAAGATGCAATAGAAAAAGCTGGTGGTCCCACAGAAGATGCAGATCTTGTCGCGATAAACCTTGCAAGAAAAGTGAAAGATGGAGAAGAAATTATTGTACCGGCTAAACAAGTATTTCTATCAGATTCAAACGATTCAGGCAATTTGAATAGCACTGTAGGCACAAACAGTAGCGGAAAGATAAATATTAACACTGCCTCAGCTAAGGAACTCGAGGCATTACCTGGAATCGGAGAAGTAAAATCTAAGGCCATTGTTCAGTACAGGAAAGATTATGGTTTGTTCAGAGATATTAGAGATATTATGAATGTTTCAGGTATTGGCGAGATAACATTTGAAAATATAAAGGACCTCATAGTCATTCCTTAATGCCTGCGTTATTTGCTTTACTTGGAGAGATTGCGGGTATTTTTTCATTATTTTCTATTTTTAATAGAAATTTTCTTGTTCTATGTATTATTTTTTTGTTTGTATTACTACTTTTGCTGCTTGTTGATAAGCGGTACTATATTTATATTATTCTTTTCTTTATCTTGGGTGTTTTCACAACGACTCTAGCTGTAACTCCCTTTAAAAATCCTGAAATCCCAGAACATCTATGTGGTGTGGAAATTCAGATTACAGGAAAGGTTAAAGAATTTTCTAAAGGGACGGGCTATACAAAGAATTTTGAAATCTCACATTTATCTATAGAGGGAGAAAAATTTGCAGGCAGCGCAAGAGTGTATGCAGAAACAGCTCCTGCGCCTTTCAGTACTGTGGTTGTAAAAGGAGTTATTTCTAAAAACAGCTCTCAGGATGATTTTCAAAAAATTACAAGGTATAATTGTACAGTTTTTAGTGAAGACGTGTCTGTGACCCGGAGTTTTGCTCTTTTCGATTTTTTTACTGACCTTAGAAATACGATAGAGGATAGAATACTTCTCTCTATGAAAAGTGAAGAAGCTTTTCTCTTTCTTTCATCAATACCTGGCATTTCTTCGATGACGAGTGACGAAAAATTGCCATTTATAGAGACAGGCACTGCACACCTTTTCGCTATATCGGGACTCCACTTCGGGATTTTGGGAGAGACTTCTTATAAAACTTTAGCCTTGTTTACCCCATTTGCTTATGAGTTTTCGTTTGTGATACTTGCTTTTTTTCTTTTTCTTGTCGGATTCAGGGTTTCTGCCCTCCGTGCGTTTTTTATGTACGGTGCTTGTGTGCT contains:
- a CDS encoding YbaB/EbfC family nucleoid-associated protein codes for the protein MRNMNELMKKAQELQRKMEEINKELEEIRVTGVAGGGVVKAVVSGKLGIVSIDISEEVIVRDDKEILEDMIVAAVKEAQGKAKKISQEKLAALGMPGNMPSFPN
- the recR gene encoding recombination mediator RecR — encoded protein: MSDFPNRIEDLIKEISSLPGIGPKSAERISLYILSKNKSEVEKFVSIIQKAKENMHLCPVCFNITDKERCSVCADSNRNHSVICVVEEVRDLFAIEKGKYYDGVFHVLHGRIDPMNHISPENLKMKELVKRVSEGEVKEIIIATNPNFNGDITALYIQRLLKPYDIRITRIATGLPKGTEIDFVDSVTLSMAMKDRKEI
- the eno gene encoding phosphopyruvate hydratase, encoding MSEIVSIFAREILDSRGNPTVETEVLLESGASGRAAVPSGASTGKYEAAELRDGGPKRFKGKGVLEAVENVNGSIATEVTGMFSENQAAIDKAMIELDGTENKARLGANAMLSVSMAVARATANEYEIPLYRYIGGIKEALLPVPQFNILNGGKHADSGLDIQEFLILPVGAFSFKEALRCGSEVYHTLKDILKKNNYSVGVGDEGGFAPHLKNGEEALKFIVRAIEEAGYKPGKNVYLGLDAAASSFYLKGKYMYEGKKWTAKKMIDYYEYLSNSYPLISIEDGLEEEDWNGWVELEKRLGKKIQLVGDDIYVTNPKRLQRGIELQASNSVLIKLNQIGTITETIQAIKLGESAGFTSVVSHRSGETADSFIADFAVGMNAGQLKSGAPCRIERVEKYNQLLRIEEELGSAAIYAGKSIFKKFSNLNK
- a CDS encoding ComEA family DNA-binding protein — protein: MKDLSLKQWISVVVLVGVVMLGIGMVIGKNFVETEVVPSEQVVIENSEEPIYITSYVVGAVNNPDVYELPINSIVKDAIEKAGGPTEDADLVAINLARKVKDGEEIIVPAKQVFLSDSNDSGNLNSTVGTNSSGKININTASAKELEALPGIGEVKSKAIVQYRKDYGLFRDIRDIMNVSGIGEITFENIKDLIVIP